A single genomic interval of Oreochromis aureus strain Israel breed Guangdong linkage group 12, ZZ_aureus, whole genome shotgun sequence harbors:
- the ppm1f gene encoding protein phosphatase 1F yields MEQEEALCFLKAFLEAFPAALEEGASLPVSPLSRKVTMEELHGESLELGLRLLASRGASPRLSALLCQAAYSQLLQTDLLPYQCPEEPEGDQEEKAEDKAVLFQSEAVQRTFLNKLIDVALAWHRNFPKVALCPSRNLQCSIHAIKNTRRKMEDKHLALAEFNQLFGIQDDVDRAYYAVFDGHGGVDAATYAATHLHVVLSKQEMLQSDATTAFKTAFKHTDDMFRNKAKRERLRSGSTGVAVLIQDQELTVAWLGDSQAILVRDGHVVRLMDPHKPEREDEKQRIEDLGGCITFMGCWRVNGTYAVSRAIGDFDQKPFVSGDADCLTMKLQGDEDYVLLACDGFFDAIKASAVPHLVMDALKLAGNPEGGNAPMEQSEDDVGARVAQQLVGNAKTAGSSDNITVMVVFLRPPEQLLTQ; encoded by the exons ATGGAGCAGGAGGAGGCTCTGTGctttttgaaggcatttttggaGGCGTTTCCAGCTGCTCTGGAGGAAGGCGCTTCACTTCCTGTTAGCCCTCTTAGTCGTAAAGTCACAATGGAGGAGTTGCATGGAGAGAGCCTGGAGCTGGGCCTGAGGCTATTGGCAAGCAG GGGTGCTTCTCCAAGACTCAGTGCCCTCCTTTGCCAGGCAGCATATTCCCAGTTGCTGCAGACTGACCTTTTACCTTACCAGTGCCCTGAGGAACCTGAAGGTGACCAAGAAGAGAAGGCAGAAGACAAAGCAGTCT TATTTCAATCGGAGGCAGTCCAACGCACCTTCCTGAATAAACTGATAGATGTAGCACTGGCGTGGCACAGAAACTTCCCCAAGGTGGCCCTTTGTCCCTCTCGCAACCTCCAGTGCTCCATTCATGCCATCAAAAACACCCGGAGAAAAATGGAGGACAAACATTTGGCTTTAGCCGAGTTCAACCAGCTCTTTGGAATTCAG GATGATGTAGATCGTGCTTACTATGCTGTGTTTGATGGCCATGGAGGGGTGGATGCAGCAACCTACGCTGCCACTCACCTCCATGTTGTTTTAAGTAAACAGGAGATGCTGCAGAGTGATGCAACCACAGCCTTTAAAACAGCCTTCAAACACACAGATGACATGTTCAGAAACAAGGCCAAGAGAGAG CGTCTCCGGAGTGGCAGTACAGGAGTGGCAGTACTGATCCAGGATCAAGAGCTGACTGTTGCTTGGCTGGGAGACTCTCAGGCAATACTGGTCAGAGATGGGCATGTTGTTAGACTCATGGATCCACATAAACCAGAGAGAGAG GATGAGAAACAGAGAATTGAGGATCTTGGTGGCTGCATTACTTTCATGGGTTGCTGGCGTGTTAATGGCACATATGCTGTATCGAGAGCCATAG GTGACTTTGACCAGAAGCCCTTTGTGTCTGGAGATGCTGACTGCCTAACAATGAAACTGCAGGGTGATGAGGACTATGTGCTTCTGGCATGCGATGGCTTCTTTGATGCAATTAAGGCGTCAGCAGTCCCACATCTAGTTATGGATGCACTAAAGCTGGCTGGTAACCCAGAAGGAGGAAATGCTCCAATGGAACAGTCCGAGGATGATGTGGGGGCAAGAGTCGCCCAACAGTTGGTGGGCAATGCTAAGACAGCTGGTTCTAGTGATAACATCACAGTAATGGTGGTGTTTCTGCGCCCACCAGAGCAACTGCTGACTCAGTAG